One region of Jatrophihabitans cynanchi genomic DNA includes:
- a CDS encoding IS3 family transposase (programmed frameshift) → MSGSQPRAGGPSRRRSFAPAEKLQHLAAYDEACRVGQGGAYLREQGLYSSQVTEWRKLRDAGVLEGRAAGAKVGRLSAEQAEIARLRGQLDKAQRRLVRTEVALDIMGKAHALLEEISESGAGRSAVHAALMAAYRALTLAGMTTRDAAGLTGVARATAGRPEARPASTTSRPSPRTAPANRLSVAERIEVLAVLNSAEFVDRTPLQIYAVLLDRGRYLCSVSSMYRVLAANAQVKDRRRLARHPARVRPELVATGPGEVFTWDITKLRGPVKGSYFDAYVMIDIYSRYIVGACVHVTESAVLAEEMMQEVFTIHGTPRVVHADRGTSMTSKTVAALLTDLNVTRSHSRPRVSNDNPFSEAWFKTLKYAPVFPDRFGSLQHARSFLDEFVQHYNHEHHHSGIGLHTPADVHYGLTEAIAERRASALAAARTATPHRFSSDTDPKILDLPVAAWINPPITQTEDQEQEPVTAAA, encoded by the exons ATGAGTGGTTCCCAGCCGCGGGCCGGTGGTCCGTCTCGGCGGAGATCCTTTGCCCCAGCGGAGAAGTTGCAGCATCTGGCCGCCTATGACGAGGCGTGCCGGGTTGGTCAGGGCGGGGCGTATCTGCGGGAGCAGGGGCTGTACTCGTCTCAGGTCACCGAGTGGCGCAAGCTGCGTGACGCCGGTGTGCTCGAGGGCCGTGCGGCCGGCGCGAAGGTGGGCCGGTTGAGCGCGGAGCAGGCGGAGATCGCCCGGCTGCGGGGCCAGCTGGACAAGGCGCAGCGGCGTCTGGTGCGGACCGAGGTGGCGTTGGACATCATGGGAAAAGCGCACGCGCTCTTGGAGGAGATCTCCGAGAGCG GCGCAGGACGATCCGCCGTCCACGCGGCGTTGATGGCCGCCTACCGGGCGCTGACCCTGGCTGGGATGACAACCCGCGACGCGGCTGGTCTGACCGGTGTCGCCCGAGCCACCGCCGGGCGCCCTGAGGCCCGGCCGGCCTCGACGACGTCGCGGCCGTCGCCACGCACCGCGCCGGCGAACCGGCTCAGCGTCGCTGAGCGGATCGAGGTGCTGGCCGTGCTCAACAGTGCGGAGTTCGTGGACCGCACGCCGCTGCAGATCTATGCGGTGCTGCTCGACCGCGGCCGGTATCTGTGTTCGGTGTCGAGCATGTATCGGGTGTTGGCCGCCAACGCCCAGGTCAAGGACCGGCGCCGGCTGGCCCGTCATCCGGCGCGGGTGCGCCCAGAACTGGTTGCGACCGGACCCGGTGAGGTGTTCACCTGGGACATCACCAAACTGCGGGGCCCGGTCAAGGGCTCCTACTTCGACGCCTACGTGATGATCGACATCTACTCCCGTTACATCGTCGGCGCCTGCGTGCACGTCACCGAATCCGCTGTCCTGGCTGAGGAAATGATGCAGGAGGTCTTCACCATCCACGGCACCCCGAGGGTGGTGCACGCCGATCGGGGCACCTCGATGACGTCGAAGACCGTGGCTGCGTTGCTCACCGACCTGAACGTGACCCGCTCACATTCACGGCCGCGGGTGTCGAATGACAACCCGTTCTCCGAGGCCTGGTTCAAGACGCTGAAGTACGCGCCGGTGTTCCCCGACAGGTTCGGCTCGCTGCAGCACGCCAGGTCGTTCCTCGACGAGTTCGTCCAGCATTACAACCACGAACACCACCACAGCGGCATCGGGCTGCACACGCCCGCTGACGTCCACTACGGCCTCACCGAAGCCATCGCCGAGCGACGAGCAAGCGCTCTGGCCGCGGCCCGCACGGCGACACCGCACCGGTTCAGCAGCGACACCGACCCGAAGATCCTCGACCTACCCGTCGCCGCCTGGATCAACCCACCAATCACCCAGACCGAAGATCAAGAACAGGAGCCCGTCACCGCAGCCGCATAA
- a CDS encoding IS30 family transposase, whose product MAGRGRRGREPDVDKRERFAELIAQGVSNRRACQLVGIARKTGTRWRLGRTVTLPDGRKRHYSPVVNAPSREISPRYLYEDERVRIADLRRSGLSMRAIAAELGRPASTVSRELRRNRDLDSGRYLPFAAQRMAEARRTRPGRSKLVNDAELRAFVQDRLEKRWSPEQIAHALREEFPNRPDRHLVPETIYQAIYRPGCGGLRRDLPPVLRTRRRRRKPHRRPDQRRPTKLVDMTMIDQRPAEAADRSVAGHWEGDLITGAQNRSAIGTLVERCSRFTILLHLPERHTAEAVRDAIIAAFAPLPPQLRRSLTWDQGSELALHAEIAAALGMPVFFCDPHSPWQRPSNENTNGLLRQYFPKGSDLRVHDAVRLEEVAAELNDRPRKTLDWHTPARLFIAPAGGVLA is encoded by the coding sequence ATGGCGGGTCGTGGTCGGCGTGGTCGCGAGCCAGATGTTGACAAGCGTGAGCGGTTTGCTGAGCTGATCGCGCAGGGGGTGAGTAACCGGCGGGCGTGCCAGCTCGTGGGCATCGCGCGCAAGACGGGGACACGCTGGCGGTTGGGGCGCACAGTCACGCTTCCCGACGGTCGCAAGCGCCACTATTCGCCCGTGGTCAACGCGCCGAGTCGAGAGATCTCGCCACGCTACCTGTACGAGGACGAGCGGGTCCGTATCGCCGACCTGCGCCGGTCCGGGCTGAGCATGCGCGCGATCGCGGCCGAGTTGGGCAGGCCGGCGTCCACGGTCAGCCGCGAGCTGCGTCGTAACCGAGACCTGGACAGTGGGCGGTATCTGCCGTTCGCCGCGCAGCGGATGGCCGAGGCTCGCCGTACCCGGCCGGGCCGCAGCAAGCTGGTCAACGACGCCGAGCTGCGTGCGTTCGTGCAGGATCGGCTGGAGAAGCGGTGGAGTCCGGAGCAGATCGCCCACGCGCTGCGGGAGGAGTTCCCGAACCGGCCGGACCGGCACCTGGTGCCGGAAACGATCTATCAGGCGATCTACCGACCCGGTTGTGGTGGGCTGCGCCGGGACCTGCCGCCGGTGCTGCGCACTCGTCGACGGCGCCGTAAGCCGCATCGGCGCCCTGACCAGCGCCGGCCGACGAAGCTGGTGGATATGACGATGATCGACCAGCGGCCCGCGGAGGCGGCCGACCGGTCCGTTGCTGGGCACTGGGAAGGCGATTTGATCACCGGTGCGCAGAACCGGTCGGCGATCGGCACGCTGGTCGAACGGTGTTCCCGGTTCACGATCTTGCTGCATCTACCCGAACGACACACCGCCGAGGCGGTTCGTGACGCGATCATCGCCGCGTTCGCGCCGCTGCCGCCGCAGCTGCGTCGGTCGTTGACGTGGGATCAGGGCAGTGAGCTGGCGTTGCACGCTGAGATCGCTGCTGCGTTGGGTATGCCGGTGTTCTTCTGCGATCCTCACTCGCCGTGGCAGCGGCCGAGCAACGAGAACACCAACGGCCTGTTGCGTCAGTACTTCCCGAAGGGCAGCGACCTGCGCGTCCACGACGCCGTCCGGCTCGAGGAGGTCGCTGCCGAGCTGAATGACCGTCCCCGTAAGACCCTGGACTGGCACACCCCGGCCCGGCTGTTCATCGCGCCCGCAGGCGGTGTCCTAGCCTGA
- a CDS encoding NAD-dependent epimerase/dehydratase family protein, with the protein MRVFVAGGSGVLGRRLVPQLVANGHEVTATTTTEAKLGLLAQLGADGVMMDGLDATSVGEAVAASRPDVIVHQMTAISMTHAGKPDIKHPDRWFAQTNRLRAEGTDHLLAAAETTGVPHVVAQGYASWNGTPHGGWVKTEEDPLNLMEGTASHAGLAVLQRVEDKVLAIGGAVLRYGAFYGPGAIDDQVTLLRKRQYPLVGRGSGYSSWVHLDDAASATVLAVEQKVTGVFNVVDDDPAPASEWLPYLAECAGAKPPRRVPVWLARLLAGDQAVLMMTAGRGFSNSKAKRELGWQLSYPSWRQGFRAELG; encoded by the coding sequence ATGCGAGTGTTTGTGGCAGGCGGCAGCGGCGTTCTGGGTCGGCGACTGGTACCGCAGCTGGTGGCCAACGGGCACGAGGTGACGGCGACGACGACCACCGAGGCCAAGTTGGGTCTGCTGGCGCAGTTGGGCGCCGACGGCGTGATGATGGACGGGCTGGACGCTACATCGGTCGGTGAGGCGGTGGCCGCGTCCCGGCCGGACGTGATCGTGCACCAGATGACGGCGATTTCGATGACGCACGCCGGTAAGCCTGATATCAAGCACCCGGACCGGTGGTTCGCCCAAACGAACCGGTTGCGGGCCGAGGGGACGGACCATCTCCTGGCGGCAGCCGAGACGACCGGCGTCCCGCATGTCGTTGCGCAGGGCTACGCCAGCTGGAACGGCACACCGCACGGAGGATGGGTCAAGACGGAAGAGGACCCGCTGAACCTGATGGAGGGGACGGCGTCGCATGCCGGACTCGCGGTGCTGCAGCGAGTCGAGGACAAGGTGCTCGCGATCGGCGGCGCGGTGCTGCGATACGGCGCGTTCTACGGGCCGGGTGCCATTGATGACCAGGTCACGCTGCTGCGCAAACGGCAGTACCCGCTTGTCGGACGCGGCTCCGGCTACAGCTCGTGGGTGCATCTGGACGATGCGGCCAGTGCCACCGTCCTGGCCGTGGAGCAGAAAGTCACTGGCGTGTTCAACGTCGTCGACGACGACCCTGCGCCCGCCAGCGAGTGGCTGCCCTATCTGGCCGAGTGCGCGGGCGCGAAGCCTCCGCGGCGAGTTCCCGTCTGGTTGGCTCGGCTGCTGGCCGGGGATCAAGCGGTGCTGATGATGACCGCAGGCCGCGGCTTCTCCAACAGCAAGGCCAAACGCGAACTCGGCTGGCAACTGAGCTACCCCTCCTGGCGACAGGGGTTCAGGGCAGAACTCGGATGA